The following proteins come from a genomic window of Zerene cesonia ecotype Mississippi unplaced genomic scaffold, Zerene_cesonia_1.1 Zces_u007, whole genome shotgun sequence:
- the LOC119838998 gene encoding vesicle transport protein GOT1B, which produces MIEISDTQKIGVGLAGFGMTFLFLGVLLLFDKGLLAIGNILFISGLACVIGLQRTFFFFFQRHKIKASVAFFGGIIVVLLGWPMFGMIAEIYGFLLLFRGFLPAAINFLRMVPVLGSLLNLPIIRGIVDRIAGDTGRNMV; this is translated from the exons ATGATTGAGATATCCGACACCCAGA AGATCGGTGTTGGGCTCGCTGGATTCGGAATGACGTTCCTTTTCCTCggtgtattattattgtttgataaAGGCCTACTGGCCATTGGTAAT ATTCTATTCATAAGTGGACTGGCATGTGTGATCGGGCTGCAAAGGaccttcttctttttctttcaaaGGCACAAAATAAAAGCATCGGTCGCTTTTTTTGGGGGGATTATTGTTGTGCTCCTCGGTTGGCCCATGTTTGGTATGATAGCTGAGATCTATGggtttctattattattcag gGGTTTCTTGCCAGCGGCCATTAATTTCCTGAGAATGGTGCCAGTATTAGGGTCTCTTCTTAACCTACCTATAATAAGAGgg atcgTTGACAGGATAGCTGGTGACACTGGCCGAAATATGGTATGA